From a region of the Aerosakkonema funiforme FACHB-1375 genome:
- a CDS encoding exo-alpha-sialidase — translation MSVVLVGTEGGVFQLDNSSHDIREEAGSPSVSFLASAGATVFAFSREGAIWVRSKQNNWQKVNEKPVKEEVWSFAADPAKSGRLYLGVSPAMLYLSDDGGESWREVESIRGIPGYETWTFPPPPHIPHVRYISPDPQVAGGVYIAVEEGGIYHSIDGCQTWKSLNEGLYWDVHTVIPTLNSLRLYATTGKGFHRSSDGGLHWQYSMNGLDRKYTVSCVTMPTQPQKVFAAAAAGPPPTWSRGANVGIYRSYDGGENWVQLQESLPEQFDRMVLLTIDNAGDIWAASGDKVFSSSDDGESWQLVAKDLPNVRSLAIYTNLQANS, via the coding sequence ATGTCAGTTGTGCTGGTCGGTACAGAAGGGGGAGTTTTTCAACTCGATAACAGTTCCCACGATATCCGAGAGGAGGCGGGGTCTCCTTCCGTATCGTTTTTAGCATCGGCTGGTGCAACTGTCTTTGCTTTCTCGCGAGAGGGTGCAATTTGGGTACGCAGCAAACAGAATAACTGGCAAAAAGTTAACGAAAAACCCGTTAAGGAAGAAGTTTGGTCGTTTGCAGCTGACCCCGCCAAGTCTGGGCGACTGTATTTGGGTGTTTCCCCGGCTATGCTGTACCTCAGCGATGATGGCGGAGAAAGTTGGAGGGAAGTCGAATCGATTCGAGGAATTCCGGGATACGAGACTTGGACTTTTCCTCCACCGCCGCACATTCCGCACGTCCGCTATATTTCTCCCGACCCCCAGGTAGCTGGCGGTGTGTACATCGCGGTGGAAGAAGGCGGCATCTATCACAGCATTGATGGGTGTCAGACGTGGAAAAGTCTGAACGAGGGACTGTATTGGGATGTGCATACGGTGATTCCGACTCTCAACAGTCTCAGGCTGTATGCGACGACAGGCAAGGGTTTTCATCGCAGCAGTGATGGCGGACTGCACTGGCAATATTCGATGAATGGGTTAGATCGCAAATATACTGTTTCTTGCGTAACGATGCCAACGCAACCGCAGAAGGTGTTCGCAGCAGCAGCGGCGGGGCCACCTCCAACTTGGTCTAGGGGTGCTAATGTGGGGATATATCGCAGCTATGATGGCGGTGAGAACTGGGTGCAGTTGCAGGAGAGTTTGCCAGAACAGTTCGATCGCATGGTGCTGTTAACGATCGATAATGCTGGCGATATTTGGGCTGCAAGTGGGGATAAGGTTTTCAGCAGTTCGGATGATGGTGAAAGTTGGCAATTGGTGGCCAAAGATTTGCCGAATGTGCGATCGCTTGCTATATATACGAATCTACAAGCTAATTCTTGA
- a CDS encoding SH3 domain-containing protein, protein MSYTATVRTQGDPLNVRSSANGLVVDTIANGTKVSVTGDPVAAGGRNWVQIGTNRWVALEFLVRETSTDNNNDNSHSIKGAKVVATQTNETIAGGLKVYRTQLIDSTGKVVNTVRCVSGRVSKQTPADVAGSQTPIPFGVYTFDRPGAVDKASGEFGGVWSPVTPTFKTNRSGLGVHYDPSAFKNNSQTGTSGCLATPTIEEREVMSNFIRTYKPTHLIIQKG, encoded by the coding sequence ATGAGTTACACCGCTACTGTGAGAACTCAAGGCGACCCCTTGAATGTACGTTCTAGCGCCAACGGTTTAGTTGTCGATACAATTGCCAACGGTACGAAGGTATCGGTGACGGGCGACCCGGTAGCCGCTGGGGGAAGGAATTGGGTGCAGATTGGCACAAATCGTTGGGTCGCTTTAGAATTTCTTGTGAGGGAAACTTCAACTGATAACAATAACGATAATTCTCACTCGATAAAAGGAGCGAAAGTTGTCGCTACTCAGACGAACGAAACTATTGCCGGCGGGTTAAAAGTTTACCGCACCCAATTGATTGATAGTACGGGCAAAGTTGTGAATACAGTGCGGTGCGTTTCTGGGAGAGTCAGCAAACAAACGCCCGCTGATGTAGCAGGTTCTCAAACGCCTATTCCGTTTGGTGTTTATACATTCGATCGCCCAGGTGCTGTCGATAAAGCTTCTGGAGAATTTGGCGGTGTTTGGTCACCCGTTACACCTACTTTCAAGACAAATCGCAGCGGACTGGGAGTTCACTACGATCCGTCAGCATTTAAGAACAATTCCCAAACGGGAACTTCCGGTTGTTTGGCAACTCCAACTATTGAAGAAAGGGAAGTGATGAGTAACTTTATTCGTACTTACAAACCAACTCATTTAATCATTCAAAAGGGATAA
- a CDS encoding CHAT domain-containing protein produces MMESWEQLNQQVITLYQQGQFYEAAVIAEQVLDLAFSLYQGDHPDVAFSLNNLAVLYKSQGRYSEAEPLYQQALAMRQRLFKGDHPDVAQSLNNLAVLYYSQGRYSEAAPLYQQALAMKQNLFKGDHPDVAQSLNNLAELYKSQGRYSEAEPLYQQALAIWQRLFEGDHPDVALSLNNLALLFQSQGRYSEAELLYQEALAMKQNLFKGDHPDVALSLNNLAVLYKSQGRYSEAEPLCQEALAMWQQLFEGDHPDVAQSLNNLAVLYKSQGRYSEAEPLYQQALAMTQRLFKGDHPDVALSLNNLALLFQSQGRYSEAEPLYQQALAIWQRLFEGDHPDVARSLSNLAVFYDSQGRYSEAEPLYQQALAMTQRLFKGDYPDVALSLNNLATLYDSQGRYSEAEPLHQQALAIWQRLFEGDYPDVALSLNNLATHYDSQGRYSEAELLYQEALVMTQRLFKGDHPYVALSLNNLAELYRSQGRYSEAEPLCQQALAMWQQLFEGDHPDVAQSLNNLALLFQSQGKYSEAEPLYQQALAMRQRLFKGDHPDVAKSLNNLATFLAATDRPTQALELIQQAAAMEGRMIRRQFAYSSERDRLTYLDKIRKTLEVLLSLVWRYLCDSPEAVQIALDVVLQRKSLSASALAAFNYALFSGRYPHLQEEFTQLRRLQAELVHLTFDPPLPDPKVSVETYQSLRKAHQKKLAELEAQCQQLEKQLASQVPEIQLQEQETDRRAVALELPSGSTLVEFVRFNLFDFTAPEKTRWQSAQYVAFILPAQQPDAVQMIKLGEAEPIDKLIRVFREASAKPGNLLGARKKPQTPDADNVTVGEKLRQQIFDPILVGLRNPVSWRNRVSEDSPPRNPVFWKNRVSKEHFFIAPDGDLNLLPFQILPMPETDKLLMDEYTISYLSVGRDILRRKVATNRPVSDALIIADPDFNLAVSSEDFSPQIAKALTTNLSALSSSFHPVPETGFLGKRVAEKLGVKPYLQQEALEPILTSSKCPRLLMIATHGYFAEENQPAYLNLIVQLLNCANGEEREILQKHPQLLDEKLLEIMADVATDLADNDNENSANWLRNFAKQLPEIIKEINPNNSETHRLNTQIENPMMRSGLAFAGAETWLKGGKLPPEAGKGFLFAQDIIGIDLWENEIAILVACETAIGDIKNGEGVFGLRRAFAVAGAKTLVMSLWSVPTKATVLLMERFFDNLQRGLRRVDALQEAQNYIRRITIEELQQFPLGCEVIDELLTLKILSESRLSCQEFRPIEHKFFWGAWVCQGETNELK; encoded by the coding sequence ATGATGGAATCTTGGGAACAGCTAAATCAACAGGTGATTACACTTTATCAGCAAGGTCAGTTCTATGAGGCAGCAGTAATTGCCGAACAAGTTTTAGATTTAGCATTTTCCCTTTATCAAGGTGATCATCCCGATGTAGCATTCAGTTTAAACAATTTGGCAGTACTTTACAAATCCCAAGGCAGATACAGTGAAGCGGAACCCCTGTACCAACAAGCACTGGCGATGAGACAGCGCCTATTTAAGGGCGATCATCCCGATGTGGCACAAAGTTTAAACAATTTGGCAGTACTTTACTACTCCCAAGGCAGATACAGTGAAGCGGCCCCCCTGTACCAACAAGCACTGGCGATGAAACAGAACTTGTTTAAGGGCGATCATCCCGATGTGGCACAAAGTTTGAACAATTTGGCGGAACTTTACAAATCCCAAGGCAGATACAGTGAAGCGGAACCCCTGTACCAACAAGCACTGGCGATCTGGCAGCGCCTATTTGAGGGCGATCATCCCGATGTGGCACTCAGTTTGAACAATTTGGCATTACTTTTCCAATCCCAAGGCAGATACAGTGAAGCGGAACTCCTGTACCAAGAAGCACTGGCGATGAAACAGAACTTGTTTAAGGGCGATCATCCCGATGTCGCGCTCAGTTTAAACAATTTGGCAGTACTTTACAAATCCCAAGGGAGATACAGTGAAGCGGAACCCCTGTGCCAAGAAGCACTGGCGATGTGGCAGCAGCTATTTGAGGGCGATCATCCCGATGTGGCACAAAGTTTAAACAATTTGGCAGTACTTTACAAATCCCAAGGCAGATACAGTGAAGCGGAACCTCTGTATCAACAAGCACTGGCGATGACACAACGCCTATTTAAGGGCGATCATCCCGATGTAGCACTCAGTTTGAACAATTTGGCATTACTTTTCCAATCCCAAGGCAGATACAGTGAAGCGGAACCCCTGTACCAACAAGCACTGGCGATCTGGCAGCGCCTATTTGAGGGCGATCATCCCGATGTAGCACGAAGTTTGAGTAATTTGGCAGTATTTTACGATTCTCAAGGCAGATACAGTGAAGCGGAACCTCTGTACCAACAAGCACTGGCGATGACACAACGCCTATTTAAGGGCGATTATCCCGATGTGGCACTCAGTTTGAACAATTTGGCAACACTTTACGATTCTCAAGGCAGATACAGTGAAGCGGAACCTTTGCACCAACAAGCACTGGCGATCTGGCAGCGCCTATTTGAGGGCGATTATCCCGATGTGGCACTCAGTTTGAACAATTTGGCAACACATTACGATTCTCAAGGCAGATACAGTGAAGCGGAACTCCTGTACCAAGAAGCACTGGTGATGACACAACGCCTGTTTAAGGGCGATCATCCCTATGTGGCACTCAGTTTGAACAATTTGGCGGAACTTTACAGATCCCAAGGCAGATACAGTGAAGCGGAACCCCTGTGCCAACAAGCACTGGCGATGTGGCAGCAGCTATTTGAGGGCGATCATCCCGATGTGGCACAAAGTTTGAACAATTTGGCATTACTTTTCCAATCCCAAGGCAAATACAGTGAAGCGGAACCCCTGTACCAACAAGCACTGGCGATGAGGCAGCGCCTATTTAAGGGCGATCATCCCGATGTAGCAAAAAGTTTGAATAATTTGGCAACCTTCTTAGCAGCCACCGATCGCCCTACGCAAGCGCTAGAACTGATCCAGCAAGCAGCAGCAATGGAAGGGCGAATGATTCGCCGCCAGTTTGCTTACAGTTCGGAACGCGATCGCCTCACCTATCTCGATAAGATCAGAAAAACATTAGAAGTTTTACTCTCCCTCGTCTGGCGCTACCTTTGCGACTCCCCAGAAGCAGTGCAAATTGCCCTCGATGTAGTGCTGCAACGCAAGTCCCTCAGCGCTTCTGCCCTTGCTGCTTTCAACTATGCTTTATTTAGCGGACGCTATCCCCACTTGCAAGAAGAATTTACTCAACTGCGCCGCCTCCAAGCAGAACTCGTTCATCTTACCTTCGATCCACCCCTCCCCGATCCAAAAGTTTCCGTAGAAACATACCAATCTCTGCGAAAAGCGCATCAAAAAAAGCTTGCCGAATTAGAAGCACAATGCCAACAATTAGAAAAGCAACTGGCATCCCAAGTCCCGGAAATTCAACTGCAAGAACAAGAAACGGATCGTCGCGCCGTCGCTTTGGAATTGCCGTCAGGTTCTACTTTAGTGGAATTTGTTCGCTTTAATCTATTTGATTTTACTGCCCCAGAAAAAACGCGATGGCAATCTGCCCAATATGTAGCGTTTATCTTACCTGCCCAACAACCAGATGCGGTGCAGATGATTAAATTAGGAGAAGCAGAACCAATTGATAAGTTAATTCGAGTTTTTCGAGAAGCATCTGCAAAACCTGGTAACTTGCTAGGCGCGAGAAAAAAACCGCAAACTCCCGATGCAGATAATGTCACTGTCGGGGAAAAACTGCGTCAACAAATTTTCGATCCGATCTTGGTTGGGTTAAGAAACCCGGTTTCTTGGAGAAACCGGGTTTCTGAAGATTCGCCGCCCAGAAACCCGGTTTTTTGGAAAAACCGGGTTTCTAAAGAACATTTCTTCATTGCACCCGATGGCGACTTAAACCTGCTGCCGTTTCAGATATTACCAATGCCAGAAACGGACAAGTTGCTGATGGATGAATACACTATTAGTTATCTGAGTGTCGGGCGAGATATCCTGCGGCGAAAAGTAGCGACAAACCGCCCCGTTTCGGATGCTTTGATTATCGCCGATCCTGATTTTAATTTAGCCGTTAGTAGTGAGGACTTCAGTCCTCAAATCGCTAAAGCGCTTACTACAAACTTATCAGCTTTAAGTTCTAGTTTTCACCCCGTACCGGAAACAGGCTTTTTAGGCAAAAGAGTTGCCGAAAAACTCGGCGTTAAACCCTATCTGCAACAAGAAGCTTTAGAACCTATTCTCACTAGCAGTAAATGTCCCCGCTTGTTGATGATTGCCACTCACGGTTACTTTGCCGAAGAAAATCAACCAGCTTATCTTAATTTAATTGTTCAACTCCTTAACTGTGCCAACGGTGAGGAACGAGAAATCTTACAAAAACACCCTCAATTGCTAGATGAAAAATTGCTGGAAATTATGGCAGATGTCGCCACTGATCTAGCTGACAACGATAACGAAAATAGCGCTAATTGGTTACGCAATTTCGCCAAGCAATTACCGGAAATCATCAAGGAAATAAACCCGAATAATTCAGAAACACATCGCCTCAACACCCAAATCGAAAACCCGATGATGCGTTCAGGACTTGCCTTTGCGGGTGCAGAAACTTGGCTAAAAGGTGGCAAACTTCCGCCAGAAGCAGGCAAAGGTTTTCTGTTCGCCCAAGATATCATCGGTATCGATTTATGGGAGAATGAAATCGCGATTTTAGTTGCCTGCGAAACTGCGATCGGCGATATCAAAAATGGTGAAGGCGTATTCGGTTTACGTCGCGCTTTTGCCGTCGCTGGAGCGAAAACTTTGGTAATGAGTTTGTGGTCAGTTCCCACGAAAGCAACCGTGCTACTGATGGAGCGATTTTTTGATAATTTGCAGCGCGGTTTAAGACGGGTTGATGCGTTACAAGAAGCGCAAAATTATATTCGCAGAATTACGATCGAAGAATTGCAACAATTTCCTCTCGGTTGTGAGGTAATCGATGAACTTTTGACATTAAAAATATTATCAGAAAGTAGGCTATCTTGTCAAGAGTTTAGACCGATCGAGCATAAATTTTTCTGGGGTGCTTGGGTTTGTCAGGGAGAGACAAATGAGTTGAAATAA